From one Streptomyces sp. Q6 genomic stretch:
- a CDS encoding ThuA domain-containing protein has protein sequence MRTSARIALATTAAALLIGGITAPASSAGAAPQGAQARDRVLVFSKTAGFRHDSIPEGIAALKELGASSRLAVDATEDATAFTPGNLARYKAVVFLSTTGDVLDATQQQAFEEYVADGGGYLGVHAAADTEYDWNYYGGLVGAYFQSHPAIQPATVRVEDRHHPATAHLPAAWPRTDEWYNYRSNPRDQVHVLATLDETTYTGGTMNGDHPIAWCQEYGGGRAFYTGGGHTKESYADTAFRKHLLGGLKYATGQVSANCKPNTGYRTIFNGETLDGWKQAGPGSFTVDKATRTLNTTGGMGLLWYQAKELSSYSLKLDWKMQGDDNSGVFVGFPASDDPWSAVNKGYEVQIDATDAPDRTTGAVYSFQSADIAARDQALRPPGEWNQYEIRVEGERLQVFLNGVKVNDFTNTDPERSLTDGYIGLQNHGADDQVSFRNIRLKELSAPAQGALPGTGD, from the coding sequence ATGCGCACTTCCGCACGCATCGCGCTCGCGACCACCGCGGCCGCTCTGCTCATCGGCGGGATCACGGCACCCGCCTCCTCCGCCGGAGCGGCCCCGCAAGGGGCCCAGGCCCGCGACCGGGTCCTGGTCTTCTCCAAGACCGCGGGATTCCGGCACGACTCCATCCCCGAGGGCATCGCCGCCCTGAAGGAGCTCGGCGCCTCCAGCCGGCTCGCCGTCGACGCCACCGAGGACGCGACCGCCTTCACCCCGGGCAACCTCGCCCGGTACAAGGCCGTCGTCTTCCTCTCCACCACCGGGGACGTCCTCGACGCCACGCAACAGCAGGCGTTCGAGGAGTACGTCGCCGACGGCGGCGGCTACCTCGGCGTGCACGCCGCGGCCGACACCGAGTACGACTGGAACTACTACGGCGGCCTCGTCGGCGCCTACTTCCAGTCGCACCCGGCGATCCAGCCCGCGACCGTCCGCGTCGAGGACCGCCACCACCCCGCCACCGCCCACCTCCCGGCGGCCTGGCCGCGCACCGACGAGTGGTACAACTACCGCTCGAACCCGCGCGACCAGGTCCACGTCCTCGCCACCCTCGACGAGACGACGTACACCGGCGGCACCATGAACGGCGACCATCCGATCGCCTGGTGCCAGGAGTACGGCGGCGGCCGCGCCTTCTACACCGGCGGCGGTCACACCAAGGAGTCGTACGCGGACACGGCCTTCCGGAAGCACCTGCTCGGCGGCCTGAAGTACGCCACCGGCCAGGTGTCGGCCAACTGCAAGCCGAACACCGGCTACCGCACGATCTTCAACGGCGAGACCCTCGACGGCTGGAAGCAGGCCGGCCCCGGCAGCTTCACCGTCGACAAGGCCACGCGCACCCTGAACACCACCGGCGGCATGGGCCTCCTGTGGTACCAGGCCAAGGAGCTGTCCTCCTACTCCCTGAAGCTCGACTGGAAGATGCAGGGCGACGACAACTCCGGTGTCTTCGTCGGCTTCCCGGCCTCCGACGACCCCTGGTCGGCGGTGAACAAGGGGTACGAGGTCCAGATCGACGCCACCGACGCCCCGGACCGCACCACGGGCGCCGTCTACTCCTTCCAGTCGGCGGACATCGCCGCCCGCGACCAGGCCCTGCGGCCGCCGGGGGAGTGGAACCAGTACGAGATCAGGGTCGAGGGAGAACGCCTCCAGGTGTTCCTCAACGGCGTGAAGGTCAACGACTTCACCAACACCGACCCCGAGCGGAGCCTGACCGACGGCTACATCGGCCTGCAGAACCACGGCGCCGACGACCAGGTCTCCTTCCGCAATATCCGCCTGAAGGAGCTCTCCGCTCCCGCTCAGGGCGCGCTGCCCGGAACGGGCGACTAG
- a CDS encoding TatD family hydrolase, whose amino-acid sequence MRIFDPHIHMTSRTTDDYEAMYAAGVRALVEPAFWLGQPRTSPASFYDYFDALLGWEPFRAAQYGITHHCTIALNPKEANDPRCTPVLDELPRYLVKDNVVAVGEIGYDSMTPAEDTALATQLQLAADHELPALVHTPHRDKLTGLRRTLDVVRESALPLDRVLVDHLNETTVKEAKDAGSWLGFSVYPDTKMDEDRMVEILRAFGPEKVLVNSAADWGKSDPLKTRKVADAMLAAGFTDDDVDLVLWRNPVAFYGLSGRLQLDAPPPREATHEGNSILRGGA is encoded by the coding sequence ATGCGCATCTTCGACCCCCACATCCACATGACGTCGCGCACCACCGACGACTACGAGGCCATGTACGCGGCAGGAGTCCGCGCCCTCGTGGAACCCGCCTTCTGGCTCGGCCAGCCCCGCACCTCGCCCGCCTCCTTCTACGACTACTTCGACGCCCTCCTGGGCTGGGAGCCCTTCCGCGCCGCCCAGTACGGCATCACCCACCACTGCACCATCGCCCTCAACCCCAAAGAGGCGAACGATCCCCGCTGCACCCCCGTCCTTGACGAGCTGCCGCGCTACCTCGTCAAGGACAACGTCGTCGCCGTCGGCGAGATCGGCTACGACTCCATGACCCCCGCCGAGGACACCGCCCTCGCCACCCAGCTGCAACTCGCCGCCGACCACGAGCTGCCCGCCCTCGTGCACACCCCGCACCGCGACAAGCTCACCGGACTGCGCCGCACCCTCGACGTCGTACGCGAATCCGCGCTGCCCCTCGACCGCGTCCTCGTCGACCACCTCAACGAGACCACGGTCAAAGAGGCCAAGGACGCCGGGAGCTGGCTCGGGTTCTCCGTCTATCCCGACACCAAGATGGACGAGGACCGCATGGTCGAGATCCTGCGCGCCTTCGGTCCCGAGAAGGTCCTCGTCAACTCCGCCGCCGACTGGGGCAAGAGCGATCCGCTCAAGACCCGCAAGGTCGCCGACGCGATGCTCGCCGCCGGGTTCACCGACGACGACGTCGACCTCGTCCTGTGGCGCAACCCGGTGGCCTTCTACGGTCTGAGCGGCCGCCTCCAACTCGACGCGCCGCCACCCCGGGAGGCCACCCACGAGGGCAACTCCATCTTGCGCGGCGGGGCGTGA
- a CDS encoding substrate-binding domain-containing protein, with protein MPEITSQMASRRRILFGAAAVTTGGLLTACTSNEPSDKNDDSSKAADQPAADSKAGKEVTIGFAGPQADHGWLNAINDNAKERAKKYADVTLEATEGSNDTAAQIGQVETLINKKVDVLVILPADGKALTQVGLKAMRAGIPVVNLDRIFNTPQAYRCWIGGDNYGMGLSAGNYIGEQLKDKKNAKVIELAGLDNLELTKQRTQGFDDALKNYPNIKKVARQAADFTVESGQAKMSQLLQAQKNFDALWNHDDDQGVGALRAIKQAGRDDFLMVGGAGALSAMQAIESGDSVLKATVLYPPTMAASAIDLARALGQGKGISGMAEFEIPAHVTLYSAVVDKDNVAQYMPTGFK; from the coding sequence ATGCCAGAGATCACCAGTCAGATGGCGAGCCGCAGAAGGATCCTGTTCGGCGCCGCCGCCGTCACCACGGGCGGCCTGCTGACGGCCTGCACGAGCAACGAGCCCAGCGACAAGAACGACGACAGCAGCAAGGCCGCCGACCAGCCGGCCGCCGACAGCAAGGCCGGCAAGGAGGTCACGATCGGCTTCGCCGGTCCGCAGGCCGACCACGGCTGGCTCAACGCCATCAACGACAACGCCAAGGAACGCGCCAAGAAGTACGCGGACGTCACCCTGGAGGCGACCGAGGGGTCGAACGACACGGCCGCGCAGATCGGCCAGGTCGAGACCCTCATCAACAAGAAGGTCGACGTCCTCGTCATCCTGCCCGCCGACGGCAAGGCCCTGACCCAGGTCGGCCTCAAGGCGATGCGCGCGGGCATCCCCGTCGTGAACCTGGACCGCATCTTCAACACCCCGCAGGCGTACCGGTGTTGGATCGGCGGCGACAACTACGGCATGGGCCTGTCCGCCGGGAACTACATCGGCGAACAGCTCAAGGACAAGAAGAACGCGAAGGTCATCGAGCTCGCCGGGCTCGACAACCTCGAACTCACCAAGCAGCGCACCCAGGGCTTCGACGACGCCCTGAAGAACTACCCGAACATCAAGAAGGTGGCCCGCCAGGCCGCCGACTTCACCGTCGAGTCGGGACAGGCCAAGATGTCCCAACTCCTCCAGGCCCAGAAGAACTTCGACGCCCTGTGGAACCACGACGACGACCAGGGCGTCGGCGCGCTGCGGGCCATCAAGCAGGCCGGTCGTGACGACTTCCTGATGGTCGGCGGGGCGGGCGCCCTGTCCGCCATGCAGGCCATCGAGTCCGGCGACAGCGTCCTGAAGGCCACCGTCCTCTACCCGCCGACCATGGCCGCCTCCGCCATCGACCTGGCCCGCGCGCTCGGCCAGGGCAAGGGCATCAGCGGCATGGCCGAGTTCGAGATCCCCGCCCACGTGACGCTGTACTCGGCCGTCGTCGACAAGGACAACGTCGCCCAGTACATGCCGACCGGCTTCAAGTGA
- a CDS encoding PQQ-dependent sugar dehydrogenase gives MHRKRLRTRNALALLTGTLLAATSLTLTAHAAPAPQDAAAAEDFQQVTLAKGPEEVGEPMSLAVLPDRKVLHTSRDGVLRLTDENGTTKVAGKLDVYNHDEEGLQGVGVDPNFSENRAIYLYYAPPLNTPAGDAPNDGTAADFAPFDGVNRLSRFTLDADGTLNKASEKKVIDVAASRGICCHVGGDIDFDKDGNLYLSTGDDSNPFASDGFTPIDEQATRNPAYDAQRSAGNTNDLRGKILRIKVADDGSYTVPPGNLFAPGTDKTRPEIYAMGFRNPFRMSVDKPTGIVYVGDYGPDAGAADPKRGPAGQVEFARVTKPGNFGWPYCTGDNDAYVDYDFATKTSGAAFDCAAPKNNSPHNTGLVDLPPAQAAWIPYDGGSVPEFGSGSESPMGGPVYRYDPANTSPVRFPEAYDGDFFAGEFGRRWIKRIEQDADGKVTSINPFPWTGTQIMDMAFGPDGALYVLDYGTSWFGGDENSGLFRIENATDGHSPTVDAKADKTSGQAPLKVRFSSTAADADGGTLTYAWNFGDGTTGTGAAPAHTYKKNGTYTATVTVKDSTGRTGSADVHLVVGNTAPKVTLELPADGQLFTFGDEVPFKVKVTDPEDGTIDCSKVKVTHILGHDSHGHPVTSANGCSGTIKTSADSEHDPNANVFGVFDAEYTDLGANGQPALTTHDQAVTQQKHRQAEHYGDSQGVSIVSHTPAEGGKTVGDINNGDWISFEPYVIGNAKSLTASVASAGSGGTLEIRTGSPTGRLVGKATVAPTGSWETYKDVTTPITNATARSTTLYLVFKGSGTGALFDVDDFTFTTS, from the coding sequence GTGCACAGGAAACGCCTGAGAACCCGCAACGCACTCGCACTGCTGACGGGCACCCTGCTCGCCGCCACATCCCTCACCCTCACCGCCCACGCCGCCCCGGCACCGCAGGACGCCGCCGCGGCCGAAGACTTCCAGCAGGTCACCCTCGCCAAGGGCCCGGAAGAGGTCGGCGAGCCCATGAGCCTCGCCGTCCTCCCCGACCGCAAGGTCCTGCACACCTCCCGCGACGGCGTGCTGCGCCTGACCGACGAGAACGGCACGACGAAGGTCGCCGGCAAACTCGACGTCTACAACCACGACGAAGAGGGCCTCCAGGGCGTCGGCGTCGACCCGAACTTCAGCGAGAACCGCGCGATCTACCTCTACTACGCGCCCCCGCTGAACACCCCCGCCGGCGACGCCCCCAACGACGGCACGGCCGCCGACTTCGCCCCCTTCGACGGCGTGAACCGCCTCTCGCGCTTCACCCTCGACGCGGACGGCACCCTGAACAAGGCCTCCGAGAAGAAGGTCATCGACGTCGCCGCGTCGCGCGGCATCTGCTGCCACGTCGGCGGCGACATCGACTTCGACAAGGACGGCAACCTGTACCTGTCGACGGGCGACGACTCCAACCCGTTCGCCTCCGACGGCTTCACCCCCATCGACGAGCAGGCCACCCGCAACCCGGCGTACGACGCCCAGCGCTCGGCCGGCAACACCAACGACCTGCGCGGCAAGATCCTGCGCATCAAGGTCGCCGACGACGGCTCGTACACCGTCCCGCCCGGCAACCTCTTCGCGCCCGGCACCGACAAGACCCGCCCCGAGATCTACGCGATGGGCTTCCGCAACCCGTTCCGGATGAGCGTCGACAAGCCCACCGGCATCGTCTACGTCGGTGACTACGGACCCGACGCCGGCGCCGCCGACCCGAAGCGCGGCCCCGCGGGACAGGTCGAGTTCGCCCGCGTCACCAAGCCCGGCAACTTCGGCTGGCCGTACTGCACCGGCGACAACGACGCCTACGTCGACTACGACTTCGCGACGAAGACCTCCGGCGCCGCCTTCGACTGCGCCGCGCCGAAGAACAACTCGCCGCACAACACCGGCCTCGTCGACCTGCCGCCGGCCCAGGCCGCGTGGATCCCGTACGACGGCGGCTCCGTCCCCGAGTTCGGCTCGGGATCCGAGTCCCCGATGGGCGGCCCCGTCTACCGCTACGACCCCGCGAACACCTCGCCCGTCCGCTTCCCCGAGGCGTACGACGGCGACTTCTTCGCCGGTGAGTTCGGCCGGCGCTGGATCAAGCGGATCGAGCAGGACGCCGACGGCAAGGTCACGTCCATCAACCCGTTCCCGTGGACCGGCACCCAGATCATGGACATGGCCTTCGGCCCGGACGGCGCGCTGTACGTCCTGGACTACGGCACCTCCTGGTTCGGCGGTGACGAGAACTCCGGCCTGTTCCGCATCGAGAACGCCACCGACGGCCACTCGCCGACCGTCGACGCCAAGGCCGACAAGACCTCCGGGCAGGCCCCGCTGAAGGTCAGGTTCTCCTCGACCGCCGCCGACGCGGACGGCGGCACCCTCACCTACGCCTGGAACTTCGGCGACGGCACCACCGGCACCGGTGCGGCACCCGCCCACACGTACAAGAAGAACGGCACCTACACCGCCACCGTGACGGTGAAGGACTCCACCGGCCGCACCGGCAGCGCCGATGTGCACCTGGTCGTCGGCAACACCGCGCCCAAGGTGACCCTCGAACTCCCCGCCGACGGCCAGCTGTTCACCTTCGGCGACGAGGTGCCCTTCAAGGTGAAGGTGACCGACCCCGAGGACGGCACCATCGACTGCTCCAAGGTCAAGGTCACACACATCCTCGGCCACGACAGCCACGGCCACCCGGTGACCTCCGCCAACGGCTGCTCCGGCACGATCAAGACCAGCGCCGACAGTGAGCACGACCCGAACGCCAACGTCTTCGGAGTCTTCGACGCCGAGTACACCGACCTGGGCGCGAACGGTCAGCCGGCCCTCACCACGCACGACCAGGCCGTCACCCAGCAGAAGCACCGCCAGGCCGAGCACTACGGCGACTCCCAGGGCGTCTCCATCGTCAGCCACACCCCCGCCGAGGGCGGCAAGACCGTCGGCGACATCAACAACGGCGACTGGATCTCCTTCGAGCCCTACGTGATCGGCAACGCCAAGTCCCTGACGGCGAGCGTCGCGTCGGCCGGCTCCGGCGGCACCCTGGAGATCCGCACCGGATCACCCACCGGCCGTCTCGTCGGCAAGGCGACCGTCGCCCCGACCGGCTCCTGGGAGACGTACAAGGACGTGACCACGCCGATCACCAACGCGACCGCCCGGAGCACCACGCTCTACCTGGTCTTCAAGGGCTCGGGCACCGGCGCCCTGTTCGACGTCGACGACTTCACCTTCACCACGAGCTGA
- a CDS encoding sugar phosphate isomerase/epimerase family protein, which produces MTPRWGYGTNGLTDLRLDDALALLADLGYDGVGLTLDHMHLDPLAPDLAARTRQVARALDRHHLTATVETGARYVLDPRRKHGPSLLDPDPDARAARTRLLVRAVQVAADLDAHAVHCFSGITPDGTDPDTAWKRLADALGPVLEAATGAGVPLAIEPEPGHLLATLADFHHLRRTLGSPDALGLTLDIGHCQCLEPRSPADCVRAAAPWLRHVQIEDMRRGVHEHLPFGDGEIDFPPVLDALAATGYQGLTVVELPRHSHAGPQMAAESLPFLRAAAQGGSA; this is translated from the coding sequence ATGACCCCGCGCTGGGGCTACGGCACCAACGGCCTCACCGACCTCCGTCTCGACGACGCCCTCGCCCTCCTCGCCGACCTCGGCTACGACGGCGTCGGACTCACCCTCGACCACATGCACCTCGACCCCCTGGCCCCGGACCTCGCCGCGCGCACCCGTCAGGTCGCCCGCGCCCTGGACCGGCACCACCTCACCGCCACCGTCGAGACCGGCGCCCGCTACGTCCTCGACCCCCGCCGCAAACACGGCCCCTCCCTGCTCGACCCCGACCCGGACGCCCGCGCCGCACGCACCCGGCTCCTCGTCCGCGCCGTCCAGGTCGCCGCCGACCTCGACGCCCACGCGGTGCACTGCTTCAGCGGCATCACCCCCGACGGCACCGACCCGGACACCGCCTGGAAGCGCCTCGCCGACGCACTCGGCCCTGTCCTCGAAGCCGCCACCGGCGCCGGAGTCCCGCTCGCCATCGAACCCGAACCCGGCCATCTCCTCGCCACGCTCGCCGACTTCCACCACCTGCGCCGCACCCTCGGCAGCCCCGACGCCCTCGGCCTCACCCTGGACATCGGCCACTGCCAGTGCCTGGAGCCGCGATCGCCCGCCGACTGCGTCCGCGCGGCGGCCCCCTGGCTGCGGCACGTCCAGATCGAGGACATGCGCCGAGGCGTCCACGAACACCTGCCGTTCGGCGACGGCGAGATCGACTTCCCGCCGGTCCTCGACGCCCTCGCGGCCACCGGCTACCAGGGCCTGACCGTCGTCGAACTGCCCCGCCACTCGCACGCCGGGCCCCAGATGGCCGCCGAATCCCTCCCGTTCCTCCGAGCCGCAGCACAAGGAGGCAGCGCATGA
- a CDS encoding inositol-3-phosphate synthase, producing MSAEPSLPTPSPRFGVWLVGARGSVATTAVAGCAAVTAGLHPPTGMVTETTPFADSGLPTLSSLVFGGHDTVDCPLPKRAEHLAEGGVLPHGLPSAVAAELAAADREIRPGGPLPGDNRTQDELISTFAADITDFVRGHDLAGAVVVNVASTEPAPARDGALPPSSLYAAAALRAGFPYVNFTPSTGLHHPTLAAAAANAAVPHTGRDGKTGQTLLRSVLGPMFLQRALSVRAWSGTNLLGGGDGAALADPAAAAAKNAGKERVLADTLGAAPQGEVHIDDVPALGDWKTAWDHIAFDGFLGARMVLQTTWQGCDSALAAPLVLDLARLLLRAHTVGLTGPRPELGFYFKDPDGAAPAALGEQYAALVDFAARLRAEA from the coding sequence ATGTCCGCCGAACCGTCCCTCCCCACACCGTCACCCCGCTTCGGCGTCTGGCTCGTCGGAGCACGCGGCTCCGTCGCCACCACCGCCGTCGCGGGCTGCGCCGCCGTCACCGCGGGCCTGCACCCGCCGACCGGCATGGTCACCGAGACCACCCCCTTCGCCGACTCCGGTCTGCCAACGTTGTCCTCGCTCGTCTTCGGTGGTCACGACACCGTCGACTGCCCCCTCCCCAAACGCGCCGAGCACCTCGCCGAGGGCGGCGTCCTGCCGCACGGCCTGCCGTCCGCCGTCGCCGCCGAACTGGCCGCCGCCGACCGCGAGATCCGGCCCGGCGGCCCCCTCCCCGGCGACAACCGCACCCAGGACGAGCTGATCAGCACCTTCGCCGCCGACATCACCGACTTCGTGCGCGGCCACGACCTCGCCGGCGCCGTCGTCGTGAACGTCGCCTCCACCGAACCGGCCCCGGCCCGAGACGGTGCGCTCCCGCCGAGCTCCCTCTACGCGGCCGCCGCCCTCCGCGCCGGCTTCCCCTACGTCAACTTCACCCCCTCCACGGGCCTGCACCACCCGACGCTCGCCGCAGCGGCCGCGAACGCCGCCGTCCCCCACACCGGGCGTGACGGCAAGACCGGCCAGACCCTCCTGCGCTCCGTCCTCGGCCCGATGTTCCTTCAGCGCGCCCTCTCCGTACGCGCCTGGTCCGGCACCAACCTCCTCGGCGGCGGCGACGGCGCCGCCCTCGCCGACCCCGCCGCGGCCGCCGCCAAGAACGCCGGCAAGGAACGCGTCCTCGCCGACACCCTCGGCGCCGCACCCCAGGGCGAGGTCCACATCGACGACGTGCCCGCCCTCGGCGACTGGAAGACCGCCTGGGACCACATCGCGTTCGACGGGTTCCTCGGCGCCCGCATGGTCCTCCAGACGACCTGGCAGGGGTGCGACTCGGCGCTCGCCGCGCCCCTCGTCCTCGACCTGGCCCGGCTGCTGCTGCGCGCCCACACCGTCGGCCTGACCGGCCCGCGCCCGGAACTCGGCTTCTACTTCAAGGACCCGGACGGAGCGGCGCCGGCGGCGCTCGGCGAGCAGTACGCCGCCCTGGTGGACTTCGCGGCACGGCTGCGGGCCGAGGCGTGA
- a CDS encoding Gfo/Idh/MocA family protein: MASSGSGTTAHDTGGDNDGEVKRSTPRPVLGVGMVGYAFMGAAHSQGWRTAGRVFDLPLTPRLAAVCGRDGQAVRAAADRLGWAAAETDWRALIARDDVDLVDICTPGDSHAEIAVAALEAGKHVLCEKPLANSVEEAETMTAAAEQAAARGQLAMTGFNYRRVPAIALARRMVAEGRVGTLRHVRVTYLQDWLVDPSFPLTWRLQKPYAGSGALGDLGAHAVDLAQFLVGEPLAGVSALTETFVRERPLLDGASSGLSAAGGGEAGFGQVTVDDAALFTGRFASGALASFEATRFATGRKNALRVELNGERGSLAFDLERLNELYFHDHTEPGVSAGFRRILVTEPQHPYLEAWWPPGHGLGYEHTFVHQARDLVHAIAEQTAPAPSFADGLQVQRVLAAVEESAAKNSVYTAVPAPVPA, from the coding sequence ATGGCAAGCAGTGGCAGCGGCACGACGGCCCACGACACGGGCGGCGACAACGACGGCGAGGTGAAGCGGTCCACGCCCCGGCCCGTGCTGGGCGTGGGCATGGTCGGCTACGCGTTCATGGGCGCCGCCCACTCCCAGGGGTGGCGCACCGCGGGCCGCGTCTTCGACCTGCCGCTCACCCCCCGGCTCGCCGCGGTCTGCGGCCGCGACGGGCAGGCGGTGCGGGCCGCCGCGGACCGGCTCGGCTGGGCCGCGGCCGAGACGGACTGGCGGGCGCTCATCGCCCGGGACGACGTCGACCTCGTCGACATCTGCACCCCCGGCGACAGCCATGCCGAGATCGCCGTCGCCGCCCTGGAGGCGGGCAAGCACGTGCTGTGCGAGAAGCCCCTCGCCAACTCCGTCGAGGAGGCCGAGACGATGACGGCGGCGGCCGAACAGGCGGCCGCACGGGGGCAGTTGGCGATGACCGGGTTCAACTACCGGCGGGTCCCGGCCATCGCGCTCGCCCGCCGTATGGTCGCCGAGGGCCGCGTCGGCACCCTGCGCCACGTCCGCGTCACCTACCTCCAGGACTGGCTCGTCGACCCGTCCTTCCCGCTGACCTGGCGGTTGCAGAAGCCGTACGCCGGGTCGGGCGCGCTCGGCGACCTGGGCGCGCACGCCGTCGACCTCGCCCAGTTCCTGGTCGGCGAACCGCTCGCGGGCGTCTCCGCGCTCACCGAGACGTTCGTACGTGAACGCCCCCTGCTCGACGGTGCCTCCTCCGGCCTCTCGGCGGCCGGGGGAGGGGAAGCGGGTTTCGGTCAGGTCACCGTCGACGACGCGGCCCTGTTCACCGGCCGCTTCGCCTCCGGTGCCCTCGCCTCCTTCGAGGCGACCCGGTTCGCGACCGGCCGCAAGAACGCGCTGAGGGTCGAACTCAACGGCGAGCGCGGCTCGTTGGCGTTCGACCTGGAGCGACTGAACGAGCTGTACTTCCACGACCACACCGAGCCCGGCGTCAGCGCCGGCTTCCGCCGCATCCTCGTCACCGAGCCCCAGCACCCCTACCTGGAGGCCTGGTGGCCGCCGGGGCACGGACTCGGCTACGAGCACACCTTCGTGCACCAGGCGCGTGACCTGGTCCACGCCATCGCCGAACAGACGGCGCCCGCCCCGTCGTTCGCCGACGGGCTCCAGGTGCAGCGCGTCCTCGCGGCGGTCGAGGAGAGCGCCGCGAAGAACTCCGTCTACACCGCCGTCCCGGCCCCCGTCCCCGCCTGA
- a CDS encoding EboA domain-containing protein, protein MNQPTPLAALRAHLDTELSGAARAWLDQALAEAAGHPRTGDEKNPPVWESRFAEAGRRTGQEHADAARVLVLRTARADTATLTRLYTQGTAAERRAVLHALPHLVPGPDALPLVDDALRTNDTRLVAAALGPYAAEHLPTHSWRHAVLKCLFTGVPVDTVAALRQRSRGDAELARMLGDFADERTAAGRPVPEDLHRVLALTVPAPHAPGGTEAKES, encoded by the coding sequence ATGAACCAGCCGACCCCCCTCGCCGCCCTCCGCGCCCACCTCGACACGGAGCTCTCCGGCGCCGCCCGCGCCTGGCTCGACCAAGCCCTGGCCGAGGCGGCGGGCCACCCCCGCACCGGCGACGAGAAGAACCCGCCCGTCTGGGAGTCGAGGTTCGCCGAGGCCGGTCGCCGCACCGGCCAGGAGCACGCCGACGCCGCCCGTGTCCTGGTCCTGCGCACGGCCCGCGCCGACACCGCCACGCTCACCCGCCTGTACACGCAGGGCACCGCCGCCGAACGCCGCGCCGTCCTGCACGCCCTGCCCCACCTCGTCCCCGGACCCGACGCGCTCCCGCTCGTCGACGACGCCCTGCGCACCAACGACACCCGGCTGGTCGCCGCCGCCCTCGGCCCGTACGCCGCCGAGCACCTGCCGACCCACTCCTGGCGGCACGCCGTCCTGAAGTGCCTGTTCACCGGAGTCCCCGTCGACACCGTCGCCGCCCTGCGGCAGCGCTCCCGCGGCGACGCCGAACTCGCCCGGATGCTCGGCGACTTCGCCGACGAACGCACCGCCGCGGGCCGGCCCGTACCCGAGGACCTGCACCGCGTCCTGGCCCTGACCGTGCCCGCGCCCCACGCGCCGGGCGGCACCGAGGCGAAGGAGTCCTGA
- a CDS encoding sugar phosphate isomerase/epimerase family protein — protein MPRQFTLFTGQWADLPLEEVCRLARDFGYDGLELACWGDHFEVDKALADPAYLKGRHELLDRYGLKCFAISNHLVGQAVCDAIIDERHEAILPARIWGHGEAEGVRQRAAAEIADTARAAAAFGVDTVIGFTGSSIWHLVAMFPPAPESMIERGYEDFAERWNPILDVFDAEGVRFAHEVHPSEIAYDYWTTHQALAAVDHRPAFGLNFDPSHFVWQDLDPVGFLHDFRDRIYHVDCKEARKRLDGRNGRLGSHLPWGDPRRGWDFVSAGHGDVPWEDVFRMLRSIDYRGPISVEWEDAGMDRLQGAPEALKRLKAFDFEPPTSSFDSAFSS, from the coding sequence GTGCCCCGACAGTTCACACTCTTCACCGGCCAGTGGGCTGACCTGCCCCTGGAGGAAGTCTGCCGACTGGCCCGCGACTTCGGCTACGACGGCCTCGAACTCGCCTGCTGGGGCGACCACTTCGAGGTCGACAAGGCTCTCGCCGACCCCGCGTACCTCAAGGGCCGCCACGAGCTGCTCGACAGGTACGGCCTCAAGTGCTTCGCGATCTCGAACCACCTGGTCGGCCAGGCCGTCTGCGACGCCATCATCGACGAACGCCACGAAGCCATCCTGCCCGCCCGCATCTGGGGGCACGGCGAGGCGGAGGGCGTACGGCAGCGGGCCGCCGCGGAGATCGCCGACACGGCCCGCGCGGCCGCCGCCTTCGGCGTCGACACCGTCATCGGCTTCACGGGCTCGTCGATCTGGCACCTCGTCGCGATGTTCCCGCCGGCGCCCGAGTCGATGATCGAGCGCGGCTACGAGGACTTCGCCGAACGCTGGAACCCGATCCTCGACGTCTTCGACGCCGAGGGCGTCCGCTTCGCGCACGAGGTCCACCCGAGCGAGATCGCGTACGACTACTGGACCACGCACCAGGCCCTGGCGGCGGTCGACCATCGGCCCGCCTTCGGCCTCAACTTCGACCCCTCCCACTTCGTGTGGCAGGACCTCGACCCGGTCGGCTTCCTGCACGACTTCCGGGACCGGATCTACCACGTCGACTGCAAGGAGGCGCGCAAGCGGCTCGACGGCCGCAACGGCCGCCTCGGCTCCCACCTCCCGTGGGGTGATCCGCGCCGCGGCTGGGACTTCGTCTCGGCCGGCCACGGCGACGTCCCCTGGGAGGACGTCTTCCGCATGCTCCGCTCGATCGACTACAGGGGCCCCATCTCGGTGGAGTGGGAGGACGCGGGCATGGACCGCCTCCAGGGCGCTCCCGAGGCCCTGAAGCGGCTGAAGGCCTTCGACTTCGAGCCGCCCACCTCGTCCTTCGACTCGGCTTTCAGCAGCTAG